The following proteins come from a genomic window of Winogradskyella sp. PC-19:
- a CDS encoding nicotinic acid mononucleotide adenyltransferase, whose protein sequence is MKTLKLLFGFVLSATLLTSCVVDEVIITDNNPQPITLNQLLNSYELWYVDVNATQGFGEVPFMQVAFTLSFRNGTLFANNNLVGLGSQGNGFGIDVGTYNTFNMQLDVDHDLDGFDSFDVFQIDNNTIELYNPFTDTSYFLDGYQRSTFDYDFVFYDNIHYFLQEYEAWEKTFTSNFGALNDFDNENYLQFLAAGNDSEFRSSQDANINNPNNIFWDFTGVYGVGNISGDLYEKTLTLDYDFFSNEFFNLSVIDDGTIELLHADSGTVYEFKGRGYIEFLRTENAQGRMVQQENTFKKRKQKMVKKDNPRTNTRS, encoded by the coding sequence ATGAAAACATTAAAACTACTTTTCGGATTTGTCCTAAGTGCAACACTACTAACATCATGTGTTGTAGATGAGGTAATTATTACAGATAATAATCCTCAGCCAATAACATTAAATCAATTGCTAAACTCGTATGAGTTATGGTACGTTGATGTTAACGCTACACAAGGTTTTGGCGAAGTGCCATTTATGCAAGTAGCATTTACATTATCGTTCAGAAACGGTACTTTATTTGCAAATAATAATTTGGTTGGTTTAGGAAGTCAAGGCAACGGATTTGGTATAGATGTAGGTACATATAATACCTTTAATATGCAATTAGATGTTGATCATGATTTAGATGGCTTTGATTCTTTTGATGTATTTCAAATAGATAATAATACGATTGAATTGTACAACCCATTCACAGATACATCATACTTTTTGGATGGTTACCAAAGATCTACGTTTGATTATGATTTTGTTTTCTATGATAACATTCATTATTTCTTACAAGAGTATGAAGCATGGGAAAAAACATTCACCAGTAATTTTGGAGCATTAAATGATTTTGATAACGAAAACTATTTACAGTTTTTAGCTGCTGGTAATGATTCAGAATTCCGTAGCTCACAAGATGCTAATATTAATAACCCAAATAATATTTTCTGGGATTTTACAGGAGTATATGGTGTTGGTAATATATCAGGAGATTTGTACGAAAAAACTTTAACACTTGATTATGACTTTTTCAGCAATGAATTCTTCAATCTTAGCGTTATAGATGATGGGACAATAGAATTGCTACACGCAGATTCTGGTACCGTATATGAATTTAAAGGTCGAGGTTATATAGAGTTCTTACGAACTGAAAATGCTCAAGGCCGAATGGTACAACAAGAGAATACTTTTAAGAAACGTAAACAAAAAATGGTTAAGAAAGATAACCCAAGAACAAATACACGAAGCTAA
- the pheS gene encoding phenylalanine--tRNA ligase subunit alpha, with protein sequence MIDKLKELIAEAEAFTTQSKDEVEQFRIKYLGSKGLLKEYFAEFKNVANEQKKEFGQTINQLKKTAEDKVNALKEVLENQEEDNGLYGDLSRPGEPIALGARHPISIVKNQIIDIFSRIGFNVSEGPEIEDDWHNFTALNLPEYHPARDMQDTFFVQTDPDILLRTHTSSVQVRYMENNKPPIRTISPGRVYRNEAISARSHCFFHQVEGLYIDKDVSFADLKQTLQYFTTEMFGKSKIRLRPSYFPFTEPSAEVDVYWGLETETDYKMTKGTGWLEIMGCGMVDPNVLDNCGIDSKEYSGFAFGMGIDRIALLLHQISDIRLLSENDVRFLEQFKSAL encoded by the coding sequence ATGATAGATAAGTTAAAAGAACTCATTGCAGAAGCTGAAGCGTTCACTACGCAATCAAAAGACGAAGTAGAACAGTTTCGAATTAAGTATTTAGGGTCAAAAGGCCTTTTGAAAGAATATTTTGCGGAGTTTAAAAATGTAGCAAACGAGCAAAAGAAAGAGTTTGGACAAACCATAAATCAGTTAAAGAAAACAGCTGAGGACAAAGTAAATGCTCTTAAGGAAGTTCTCGAAAATCAAGAAGAAGACAATGGACTTTATGGAGATTTGTCTCGTCCAGGCGAGCCTATAGCACTTGGAGCGCGTCATCCAATATCGATTGTAAAAAATCAAATTATAGATATATTCTCTCGTATTGGTTTTAACGTAAGTGAAGGTCCAGAGATAGAAGACGATTGGCATAATTTTACAGCACTAAACTTGCCAGAATACCATCCAGCAAGAGATATGCAGGATACGTTTTTTGTACAAACAGATCCAGACATATTATTACGTACACATACAAGTTCTGTACAAGTGCGTTATATGGAAAATAACAAACCACCAATACGTACAATTTCTCCAGGTCGTGTGTATCGTAACGAAGCTATTTCGGCGCGTTCGCATTGTTTTTTTCACCAAGTAGAAGGTTTATATATCGACAAAGATGTAAGCTTTGCAGATTTAAAACAAACGCTACAATACTTTACAACGGAGATGTTTGGTAAGTCTAAAATCAGATTACGTCCATCGTATTTCCCATTTACTGAGCCAAGTGCCGAAGTAGATGTTTATTGGGGTTTAGAAACCGAAACTGACTACAAAATGACCAAAGGTACTGGTTGGTTAGAAATTATGGGTTGCGGAATGGTAGATCCAAATGTTTTAGACAATTGTGGTATTGATTCTAAAGAATACTCTGGTTTTGCCTTTGGTATGGGTATTGACCGTATAGCTTTATTATTACATCAAATAAGCGATATCCGTTTGCTAAGTGAAAACGATGTGCGTTTTTTAGAGCAGTTTAAGTCGGCATTATAG
- a CDS encoding NAD(P)H-dependent glycerol-3-phosphate dehydrogenase translates to MDKTTKYAVFGSGSWATAIVKMLCENLDEIGWYMRSVYTKEHILKEQHNPNYLSSVEFHTEQLKLSNDINEIADWADVLIFVIPSAFIHTELQKLTVDISNKVVVSAVKGIIPETGLLVGEHFHDHYNISFENIGVIAGPCHAEEVALERLSYLTISCADASKAQAIADVLSSNYIKTKISDDIIGTEYAVMLKNIYAIAAGIAHGLGYGDNFQSVLMSNAIREMKRFIKKMHKMKRNINNSAYLGDLLVTGYSVFSRNRMFGNMIGKGYTVKSAQMEMNMVAEGYYATKSAFILNQNNEKKTNLPIIKAVYSILYENKNPKKVFKKLTDKLD, encoded by the coding sequence ATGGATAAAACCACAAAATACGCCGTATTTGGCTCAGGAAGCTGGGCAACAGCAATCGTAAAAATGCTTTGCGAAAATCTTGACGAAATCGGTTGGTATATGAGAAGTGTTTACACCAAAGAACATATTTTAAAAGAGCAACACAATCCTAATTATTTAAGCTCAGTAGAGTTTCATACCGAACAACTAAAGCTTAGTAATGATATTAACGAAATTGCTGATTGGGCAGATGTACTGATTTTTGTGATTCCATCTGCATTTATTCATACCGAGTTACAAAAACTAACCGTTGACATTAGCAATAAGGTTGTGGTTTCTGCTGTAAAAGGCATCATACCAGAAACTGGACTTTTAGTAGGTGAACATTTTCATGATCATTACAATATTTCTTTCGAAAATATTGGTGTTATCGCAGGACCATGTCATGCCGAAGAAGTTGCTCTTGAGCGTTTGTCGTATCTAACAATATCATGTGCAGACGCCTCAAAAGCGCAAGCTATTGCCGATGTACTATCTAGCAATTACATTAAAACAAAAATTAGCGATGATATTATTGGTACCGAGTATGCTGTAATGCTTAAAAATATTTACGCTATTGCTGCAGGAATTGCTCATGGTTTAGGTTACGGCGATAATTTTCAAAGTGTATTGATGAGTAATGCTATCCGTGAAATGAAGCGTTTTATAAAAAAAATGCACAAGATGAAACGTAACATTAACAACTCGGCTTATTTAGGTGATTTGTTAGTGACAGGCTACTCCGTTTTTTCTAGAAATAGAATGTTTGGAAATATGATTGGTAAAGGCTACACCGTAAAGTCTGCACAAATGGAAATGAATATGGTAGCTGAAGGTTACTATGCTACAAAAAGTGCTTTTATTCTAAACCAGAATAATGAAAAGAAGACCAATCTACCTATAATAAAAGCTGTTTATTCAATTTTATATGAGAATAAAAACCCAAAGAAAGTCTTCAAAAAACTGACGGATAAGTTGGATTAA